CCTCGTAGTCGGTTACAACTTCTAATCTGCTCTGTTTTCCCCGGCGTCCGCGCCGGGGATACCTCATCATTAGCGCTCTTCGCATCTCACCTTACGCATAAAATCGCTCAATGAACGATCGGCTCGTTCGCTGAAATGACGCCCGGTCATGACAATATCCAGGCACCGATCAAGGCGAAAACAGCGATAATCCTCACGCAGTTCGCACCAGGTTACCAGCAGCCAGCGCTCGCCCCAGAAAAAAAGCCCCAGCGGCAGCACTTCGCGCTGCGACACGTTTCCGGCCTCATCACGATAGTGCAGCGCCAGTGCCTGCTGACCAGAAACCGCCCGATGAACTAAATCAAACTGGTCTTTAGTGTAGCCCTGAGCGCCAAAGTCCGGAGCAAACAAGCGCGACTGTTCCGCCTTGCGCCGACTCTCCGCGGGCAAAATCGCCAGCACTTTTTCCTGCGCCGACTCCAGCGCTTGAGACAACGACGCGCCGCCCCAGGTCTGCAGCATCCGAATCGCCGCCACCAGCGCTTCGGATTCCTGGGTCGTCAGCATCAGCGGAGGTAAATCGTAGCCCGCCAGTAGTCGGTAGCCGCTTCCTGCCTCCCCCACCACCGGCACGCCAGAGAGCGACAGATCGCGAATATCACGGTAAATCGTGCGTTCCGACACGCCAAGCCGTTCGGCCAGCAGCCCGGCAGTGGTTAACCTTCTGCCGCGCAGGATCTGGACGATTTGAAAAAGGCGGTCGGCGCGTCGGCTCATTTCTGTTATCTCATTTACGCTGGTTGGTGAAGGCCAATCCGATTACCCTCGCTATCAATAAACAGGGCAATAGTGCCGATATCGTCCGCCAGCTCAAGCGGGCCAAAAACACAGCTTCCGCCCGCCGAATTTACACGATCGAGCGTAGCCGCCAGATTGTCAGCATGCAGATAGATAATGCATCCCTGATCGGAAGGCTTAACTCCGTCGAACTTTGCCAGCGCACCGCCGGGAGCAGGATCCTGATAAGGAAATACCGCCATTTCAGCACAGTCCATATTCTCCCGCTTCAGCGTCACCTGCATCACTGGCTCGTAAAACGCGACGGCACGATCCATATCCACGACCGGAATTTCAAACCAGTTAATAACGTTATTCATACATCCTCCTGTCCATTGTTTGGGTTCAGGAGGAGTGTATGACAGGGCTACTGACAGCATTATGTCAGTATGGTGCGCAAATCAGCGCACGCTCGGGGCTCAACAGCCACGGACGCAGGTATCCCACGGTATTGGAAAATGGCAGCACTTCTTCAGGAAGCAAGATACCCAATTGCTCGCGAATATACTTCCAGCGGGCGACCACACGTTGCCAAAGCCCGGGGTAGTTCTGCGCCAGCGCCTGACGCAGAGCGCTATCAGCGAGCGCCACGGTATCTTCAATGCTTGCGCCACCATAGCCCGCCCGGGAAGGAATGATGTCAATTTGCAGTATCATTCCACTCTGTAAGCATGCCGTTGAATTGGGCCCGACAGGAGAGCACAGCCACTCTTCATCAGCAACCAGGTGTCCGGGGTTCAAATGCCAGTGATACTCCGCCTTCGGCAACACTTGCTCGATTAGCGCATACATATCACCACCGCACATGCCGATACGCAGATTTTCCAGCCAGGTAACCACCGCATTAAAATAGGGCTTCGCCACTACCTCGAGATAATCCGCTACTTCGGGCGCAAGTTCGCTCTCATCCGCCACCACATAGGCAGCACGGCTGCTTAGCCCGCCTTTGAAGCTGGTGGTCAGCGAGAATTTATCCCCATGCTGAATAACCTTTTCACCGGGATAAAGATTCGCGTGAGCAAAGCGATCGCCGGTCGCAGCAATCATCACCACGTTATTGGGTTGGCCTTCCGCCGCCAGCAGCGCACCAATTTGCTTTTCCGTTTTACCCGGAGCAATGGCATTAAGGGCAGTCATAATAGCCGTGGAGGCCAGATTGGCGCCATACTCATAGTGCGCCAGCTCATTGGCATTATTGGTGATTCTCGCCCCGCTTGCCGGGTT
This Klebsiella sp. RHBSTW-00484 DNA region includes the following protein-coding sequences:
- a CDS encoding M24 family metallopeptidase: MAVVTLSPVAQPTLWHDVPSVTLNDETLRHRRAKVLANMRQQALDTLIVYADKEHGGNFEYLTGFIPRFEEALLVLHQDGEAVLVLGNENLKLAGYARLDNRVIHAPWFSLPNQPMETTKTLTQLLQDAGVIAEKRIGLAGWKLFTGVADDRSQMFDLPAFIVDAIRQAAGPQAKLTNATGIFINPASGARITNNANELAHYEYGANLASTAIMTALNAIAPGKTEKQIGALLAAEGQPNNVVMIAATGDRFAHANLYPGEKVIQHGDKFSLTTSFKGGLSSRAAYVVADESELAPEVADYLEVVAKPYFNAVVTWLENLRIGMCGGDMYALIEQVLPKAEYHWHLNPGHLVADEEWLCSPVGPNSTACLQSGMILQIDIIPSRAGYGGASIEDTVALADSALRQALAQNYPGLWQRVVARWKYIREQLGILLPEEVLPFSNTVGYLRPWLLSPERALICAPY
- a CDS encoding VOC family protein; translation: MNNVINWFEIPVVDMDRAVAFYEPVMQVTLKRENMDCAEMAVFPYQDPAPGGALAKFDGVKPSDQGCIIYLHADNLAATLDRVNSAGGSCVFGPLELADDIGTIALFIDSEGNRIGLHQPA
- a CDS encoding helix-turn-helix transcriptional regulator, whose translation is MSRRADRLFQIVQILRGRRLTTAGLLAERLGVSERTIYRDIRDLSLSGVPVVGEAGSGYRLLAGYDLPPLMLTTQESEALVAAIRMLQTWGGASLSQALESAQEKVLAILPAESRRKAEQSRLFAPDFGAQGYTKDQFDLVHRAVSGQQALALHYRDEAGNVSQREVLPLGLFFWGERWLLVTWCELREDYRCFRLDRCLDIVMTGRHFSERADRSLSDFMRKVRCEER